Proteins co-encoded in one Dyella japonica A8 genomic window:
- a CDS encoding M48 metallopeptidase family protein translates to MTALKYLGGYPPALLDKVRQLIDRDELGDYLQKRHPGRHEIQSDKALYAYTNALRQEHLRNAPGIDRVWYDSKLDVISKALGLHTAISHVHGGRLKARKEIRIASLFRDTPPEFLQMIVVHELAHLKEAEHNKAFYQLCEYMQPDYHQQEFDLRLYLTWRDLQARSSA, encoded by the coding sequence ATGACCGCGCTGAAGTACCTGGGCGGCTATCCACCGGCCCTGCTCGACAAGGTGCGCCAGCTGATCGACCGCGACGAGCTGGGCGACTATCTGCAGAAGCGCCATCCCGGCCGCCACGAGATCCAGAGCGACAAGGCGCTCTATGCCTATACCAACGCGTTGCGCCAGGAGCACCTGCGCAACGCGCCCGGCATCGACCGTGTGTGGTACGACAGCAAGCTCGACGTGATCAGCAAGGCGCTGGGCCTGCACACGGCCATTTCGCATGTGCATGGCGGCCGCCTGAAGGCGCGCAAGGAAATCCGCATCGCGTCCCTGTTCCGCGACACGCCGCCGGAGTTCCTGCAGATGATCGTGGTGCACGAACTCGCGCACCTGAAGGAAGCCGAGCACAACAAGGCGTTCTACCAGCTGTGCGAGTACATGCAGCCGGACTACCACCAGCAGGAATTCGACCTGCGCCTGTACCTGACATGGCGCGATCTGCAGGCCAGAAGCAGCGCTTGA
- a CDS encoding MFS transporter — protein MNTHVEPRERDTPLTLRIVQIVLFTFLAYLVIGMQLAVLPPFVHDDLGFGAVLAGLVISTQYVATLLSRGFAGRTSDTAGPKRAALIGLVACAGSGLLMIAAAMVRGWPLASVGVMLVARLALGMGESCVATGCIMWGIGRVGAEHTAKVISWNGIATYGALAVGAPLGVLLTGALGFASIGVASLVLMVLGLWLAWRRPAARVEAGERMPMHHVFGRVAPYGMGLALGSVGFGVIATFITLYYASEGWAGAAPTLSVFGVCFVGVRLVLGWTIAHFGGYRTALVSLLIEGVGLVVLATAGHAGVAMLGAALCGIGFSLVFPALGVVAVERVSTSNRGAALAAYSVFIDVALGVTGPLGGWIASGGRYGPMFVVAASMALAAAVLTTCLYLVYGNKTTG, from the coding sequence ATGAATACTCACGTTGAACCGCGCGAGCGCGACACGCCGCTGACTCTGCGCATCGTCCAGATCGTCCTCTTCACCTTCCTCGCCTATCTGGTGATCGGCATGCAATTGGCGGTGCTGCCGCCGTTCGTGCACGACGATCTTGGCTTTGGCGCCGTGCTCGCCGGGCTGGTGATCAGCACGCAGTACGTGGCCACCTTGCTCAGCCGTGGGTTCGCCGGACGGACGTCCGATACCGCCGGCCCCAAGCGTGCCGCGCTCATCGGCCTGGTGGCATGCGCTGGCAGTGGCCTGCTGATGATCGCTGCCGCGATGGTGCGCGGCTGGCCGCTGGCGTCGGTGGGCGTGATGCTGGTGGCGCGGCTGGCGCTGGGTATGGGCGAGAGTTGCGTGGCGACGGGTTGCATCATGTGGGGCATCGGGCGCGTCGGCGCCGAGCACACCGCCAAGGTGATTTCGTGGAACGGCATCGCCACCTATGGCGCGCTCGCGGTCGGTGCGCCCTTGGGTGTCCTCCTCACGGGGGCGCTCGGTTTCGCGAGCATCGGCGTGGCCAGCCTGGTGTTGATGGTGCTGGGCCTGTGGCTGGCGTGGCGTCGTCCCGCCGCGCGCGTGGAGGCGGGGGAGCGCATGCCGATGCACCACGTGTTCGGTCGCGTGGCGCCTTATGGCATGGGACTCGCGCTGGGTTCGGTGGGTTTTGGTGTCATCGCCACGTTCATTACGCTGTACTACGCCAGCGAGGGCTGGGCAGGCGCCGCGCCAACGCTCAGTGTGTTCGGCGTGTGCTTCGTCGGCGTGCGTCTGGTGCTGGGCTGGACCATCGCGCATTTCGGCGGCTACCGCACGGCGTTGGTCTCCCTGCTGATCGAAGGCGTGGGGCTGGTCGTGCTGGCCACCGCCGGTCATGCCGGCGTGGCGATGCTAGGCGCCGCGCTGTGCGGCATCGGTTTCTCGCTGGTGTTTCCCGCGCTGGGCGTGGTGGCGGTGGAGCGCGTGAGCACGAGCAATCGCGGGGCGGCGCTGGCGGCGTATTCGGTATTTATCGACGTGGCGCTTGGCGTCACCGGCCCGCTGGGCGGATGGATCGCTTCCGGTGGACGCTATGGGCCGATGTTCGTGGTGGCGGCGTCGATGGCGCTGGCGGCGGCTGTGTTGACGACTTGTCTGTATCTGGTCTACGGCAACAAGACCACCGGTTAA
- a CDS encoding PIN domain-containing protein yields the protein MRAMSVPVPRLVLDTNVALDLFVFRDPACARLMDALQRGVATAVVDEPCRAEWLAVLTYPAFGLTAPARAEAATAFDRWVTLLSGQALALHPGVKLPRCADPDDQKFLELALAAGAQTLLSKDKALLQLARRTAREGWFRILCPSAWEPPPP from the coding sequence ATGCGCGCCATGTCTGTCCCCGTTCCCCGGCTTGTCCTCGATACCAATGTCGCGCTCGACTTGTTCGTGTTCCGCGACCCCGCCTGCGCGCGCCTGATGGATGCGCTGCAGCGAGGCGTGGCCACGGCCGTGGTGGACGAGCCGTGCCGTGCGGAATGGCTGGCGGTGCTGACGTACCCGGCCTTTGGGCTTACGGCACCGGCACGCGCCGAGGCGGCCACGGCGTTCGATCGCTGGGTGACGCTGCTTTCAGGCCAGGCCTTGGCGTTGCATCCCGGGGTGAAGCTTCCGCGTTGCGCCGATCCGGACGACCAGAAGTTCCTGGAGCTGGCGCTTGCCGCCGGGGCGCAGACCCTGCTCAGCAAGGACAAGGCGTTGCTCCAGCTGGCCCGCCGGACGGCTCGCGAGGGCTGGTTCCGCATCCTGTGTCCTTCGGCATGGGAACCACCCCCGCCGTAA
- the pncA gene encoding bifunctional nicotinamidase/pyrazinamidase, with translation MNHPVSSRAALILVDVQPDFMPGGALACHEGDAIVPGIDQLLRRDLFKHVVATQDWHPADHVSFASSHPGREPFDRIPLYGHAQTLWPPHCVQDTPGAELHPSIDWTHLDTVIRKGDDPRVDSYSGFRENHGPHGKRPATPLDEWLRDQGVDEVYVCGLARDVCVLWTAQDAVELGYRTHVLWDLTRPVSPDTDIPTRLRFENMGVDVIESSALD, from the coding sequence ATGAACCACCCCGTCAGCAGCCGTGCTGCCCTCATCCTCGTCGACGTGCAACCGGATTTCATGCCCGGCGGCGCGCTGGCCTGCCATGAGGGTGACGCCATCGTGCCCGGCATCGACCAACTGCTGAGGCGCGACCTCTTCAAGCACGTCGTCGCCACGCAGGACTGGCACCCGGCCGACCATGTCTCGTTCGCCTCCTCCCATCCGGGCCGCGAACCCTTCGACCGCATTCCGCTATACGGCCACGCGCAGACGCTGTGGCCGCCGCATTGCGTACAGGACACGCCCGGCGCGGAGCTACACCCATCCATCGACTGGACCCACCTGGATACCGTGATCCGCAAGGGTGACGACCCCCGCGTGGACTCCTACAGCGGCTTTCGCGAAAACCACGGGCCCCACGGCAAGCGTCCTGCCACGCCGCTGGACGAGTGGCTGCGCGACCAGGGCGTGGACGAGGTGTATGTGTGCGGGTTGGCGCGCGATGTCTGCGTGCTGTGGACCGCGCAGGACGCGGTGGAGCTGGGCTATCGCACGCATGTGCTGTGGGACCTCACGCGCCCGGTCTCGCCGGACACCGACATTCCCACGCGCCTGCGCTTCGAGAACATGGGCGTGGACGTGATCGAATCGTCCGCGCTCGACTGA
- a CDS encoding CPXCG motif-containing cysteine-rich protein encodes MLESTLIHCPYCGEAIEILIDGSAGDQQYIEDCQVCCRPIDIRVSIDEDGEPSVSVASENDG; translated from the coding sequence ATGCTCGAATCCACCCTCATCCATTGCCCCTATTGCGGCGAAGCCATCGAGATACTCATCGATGGCTCTGCCGGCGACCAGCAGTACATCGAAGATTGCCAGGTCTGCTGCCGTCCCATCGATATCCGCGTAAGCATCGACGAAGACGGCGAGCCCAGCGTCAGCGTGGCGTCCGAAAACGACGGTTGA
- the cls gene encoding cardiolipin synthase, which yields MLTTAIGVVVIVLHVAGVLAAMHAVMNTRTPQGAFAWALGLVFLPYVTLVPYLYLGRSRFHGYIDLHRARRGQIQALYAEHLADASPPVVSERYGEIARMLGARFHEGQRLRLLVDGDATFDAMLAAIGEARQCVLVQFFIFHDDMLGRRMQQALIDRVRTGVDVCVLYDGIGSHALPHAYVDTLRQAGVNIHPFATQRRSNRFQLNFRNHRKIVVVDGKRGFVGGLNVGDEYLGLKPPLAPWRDTHLEIEGPAVADLQRSFAEDWHWVTGVLPPLLKPAPARGTAHTLIAATGPADRQETCSLFFVALIHAARHRLWITTPYFVPDLAVMAALRLAVFRGVDVRVLIPSRPDHHTVFLASSLYAHDAVRAGIRVFRYQPGFIHEKVLLVDDDTASVGSMNLDNRSFRLNFEISALNVDRAFAAQVEAMLDNDFAHAHEVTEAEYEKAPYLRRLAMHVARLFDPVL from the coding sequence ATGCTGACCACGGCCATCGGCGTTGTGGTGATCGTCCTGCACGTCGCCGGCGTGCTGGCTGCCATGCACGCGGTGATGAATACGCGCACGCCCCAGGGGGCGTTTGCGTGGGCACTCGGGCTGGTGTTCCTGCCCTACGTCACGTTGGTGCCTTATCTCTACCTCGGGCGCAGCCGCTTCCACGGCTACATCGACCTGCATCGTGCGCGCCGCGGCCAGATCCAGGCGCTCTATGCCGAACATCTCGCCGATGCCAGCCCGCCGGTGGTCAGCGAGCGCTACGGCGAAATCGCACGCATGCTGGGGGCACGCTTCCACGAAGGGCAGCGCCTGCGCCTGCTGGTGGACGGTGACGCCACCTTCGATGCCATGCTGGCCGCCATCGGTGAAGCTCGGCAGTGCGTGCTGGTGCAGTTCTTCATCTTCCACGACGACATGCTCGGCCGGCGCATGCAGCAGGCGCTGATCGATCGCGTACGCACTGGCGTGGACGTCTGCGTGCTGTACGACGGCATCGGCAGCCACGCCCTGCCCCACGCCTATGTGGATACCCTGCGCCAGGCGGGCGTGAACATCCATCCGTTCGCCACGCAACGCCGCAGCAACCGCTTCCAGCTCAACTTCCGCAACCACCGCAAAATCGTCGTGGTGGACGGCAAGCGCGGTTTCGTCGGCGGCCTCAACGTGGGCGACGAATATCTGGGACTCAAGCCGCCGCTGGCGCCTTGGCGGGATACGCACCTCGAGATCGAAGGCCCCGCGGTAGCCGACCTGCAACGCAGCTTTGCGGAGGACTGGCATTGGGTCACGGGCGTCCTGCCGCCCTTACTCAAGCCAGCCCCCGCCCGAGGCACGGCGCATACGCTGATCGCCGCCACGGGACCGGCGGATCGTCAGGAAACCTGCTCGCTGTTTTTCGTCGCGCTGATCCACGCGGCACGGCATCGGCTGTGGATCACCACGCCCTACTTCGTGCCGGACCTGGCGGTGATGGCGGCGCTGCGGCTTGCCGTGTTCCGCGGCGTCGACGTGCGCGTGCTCATTCCCTCACGACCGGACCATCACACCGTCTTCCTCGCCTCCAGCCTGTACGCGCACGACGCCGTGCGCGCCGGTATCCGCGTATTCCGCTACCAGCCGGGCTTCATCCACGAGAAGGTGCTGCTGGTGGACGACGACACCGCGTCGGTCGGCAGCATGAATCTCGACAATCGCTCGTTCCGCCTGAATTTCGAGATCAGTGCGCTGAACGTGGATCGCGCCTTCGCCGCCCAGGTGGAGGCGATGCTCGACAACGATTTCGCGCATGCGCACGAAGTGACCGAGGCGGAATACGAGAAAGCGCCGTACCTGCGGCGACTGGCGATGCATGTCGCGCGGCTGTTCGATCCGGTGCTGTGA